The Coffea arabica cultivar ET-39 chromosome 1e, Coffea Arabica ET-39 HiFi, whole genome shotgun sequence genome has a window encoding:
- the LOC113707345 gene encoding SNF1-related protein kinase regulatory subunit beta-3 yields MSHPCRDDQDATVVGFEVPRSPDSSYNNVYPGNEDEGREPPFVPPHLQQTMLNCPPTRDPSVSLPLPQNVTLNHLYLQNRETPRSVVALGVTHRFRSKFVTVVLYKPVQRRGSGST; encoded by the exons ATGAGCCACCCATGCCGTGATGATCAA GATGCAACTGTTGTAGGATTTGAGGTTCCAAGGTCCCCTGATTCAAGTTACAACAACGTGTACCCTGGGAATGAAGATGAGGGACGGGAACCACCTTTCGTCCCCCCTCATCTGCAACAGACCATGCTTAACTGCCCACCAACTAGAGATCCTTCTGTGTCCCTTCCGCTGCCACAGAATGTTACCCTGAACCATCTTTACCTACAGAACAGGGAGACTCCTCGCTCTGTGGTTGCACTTGGGGTCACCCATCGCTTTCGCTCTAAATTTGTCACAGTCGTGCTTTATAAACCAGTTCAAAGAAGGGGAAGTGGGAGTACTTAA